From Methylocystis sp. ATCC 49242, one genomic window encodes:
- a CDS encoding efflux RND transporter permease subunit produces the protein MKQETKESFHPGISGTLTRVFINSPLTPLLLLASILVGLIALQALPREEEPQISVPMVDILVQANGYKAEDAIELVTRPLEDIVKGINGVEHVYSQTRDDSVMVTARFFVGTPQDNAVLRVHDKIRANISDLPKGIPEPLIIGRGIDDVAIVVLTLSAKPEHADKWTDNGLYQVAAELQHDLTKVDNVGLSYIVGGSPNQIRVEPDPERLSQFGVTLNQLIDKLTNANRSFMVGSFREGNRSVPVVAGQTLQGVPDIGLLLLTTRDGRPVYVKDVADVIVGAAEPDKRSWTMTREKGGELLKRPAVSIAIAKRKGANAVIVAEEVMRRLESVKGRIVPEDLEITVTRDYGETATEKANELLFHLALATVSIVALIVVMVGWREGVVVFVIIPTTILLTLFASWLMGYTINRVSLFALIFSIGILVDDAIVVVENIVRHWHMRGERSLIDTAVEAVAEVGNPTIVATLTIIAALLPMMFVSGLMGPYMSPIPANASLAMVFSFFVAMTITPWLLLKIAGKRFEQEGGAGHDHSHERGAMGDFYARIATPLLQGRKRSQRFLIAVGVATLLSMGLFVTKSVRVKLLPFDNKSEIAVVVDLPRGASLEETDRVLTAAAERLKDIPELTSIQSYSGTAAPFNFNGLVRHYYMRAAPEMGDLAINLLPKDERKRASHAIALEIREKLKGLPMPEHTAIKVVEVPPGPPVLSTLLAEVYGPDAETRRELATKLRKAFDAVDFVVDTDDSFGQRAERLRFEIDQEALEFHGVEERAVYDTIGALVGDVKIGFSQRGGGAKPIDISVALPRSAMTTGERILSTPLPAGGTPRQGANVELGDVVKATRELGSYPIFRHNGRFAEMVSAEVAGRFEAPIYGMFAVEDEIKKIDWGPKGAPTIKYHGQPLDDSQPTFLWDGEWEVTYVTFRDMGAAFMVALLGIYLLVVAQFGSFKLPLVILAPVPLTLVGIVIGHLLFNAAFTATSMIGFIALAGIVVRNSILLVDFIRHLREKGMPLRAALIEAGAVRFKPIFLTAAAAIIGAAFILTDPIFQGLAISLVFGLASSTALTLLVIPAIYVVLRDDERPPAPAPADERRPA, from the coding sequence ATGAAGCAGGAGACGAAGGAATCATTCCACCCCGGCATTTCCGGAACGCTGACGCGCGTCTTCATCAATTCGCCGCTGACGCCGCTACTGCTGCTCGCCTCGATTCTCGTCGGCCTCATCGCATTGCAGGCGCTGCCGCGCGAGGAGGAGCCACAGATTTCCGTGCCCATGGTCGACATTCTCGTCCAGGCCAACGGCTACAAGGCGGAAGACGCGATCGAACTCGTCACGCGCCCGCTCGAGGACATCGTCAAGGGCATCAATGGCGTCGAGCATGTCTATTCGCAGACGCGCGACGACAGTGTGATGGTGACGGCGCGATTCTTCGTCGGCACGCCGCAGGACAACGCCGTTCTGCGCGTGCATGACAAGATACGCGCCAATATTTCCGATCTGCCGAAGGGAATCCCCGAGCCGCTCATCATCGGGCGCGGCATTGACGATGTCGCGATCGTGGTGCTGACGCTTTCCGCGAAACCGGAACATGCGGACAAATGGACCGACAACGGCCTTTATCAGGTCGCGGCGGAATTGCAGCACGATCTCACCAAGGTCGACAATGTCGGGCTCAGTTACATCGTCGGCGGCAGCCCCAACCAGATCCGCGTCGAGCCCGATCCCGAGCGCCTGTCGCAATTTGGCGTGACGCTCAACCAGCTCATCGACAAGCTGACCAACGCCAACCGCTCCTTCATGGTCGGCTCATTCCGCGAGGGCAATCGTTCGGTTCCGGTCGTCGCGGGACAGACGTTGCAGGGCGTGCCGGATATCGGTCTCCTGTTGCTGACGACGCGCGACGGGCGGCCCGTATATGTGAAGGACGTGGCGGATGTGATTGTCGGCGCCGCGGAGCCCGACAAGCGCAGCTGGACCATGACGCGCGAGAAGGGCGGCGAGCTTCTGAAGCGTCCGGCCGTCAGCATCGCCATCGCCAAGCGCAAGGGCGCCAATGCGGTGATCGTGGCCGAGGAGGTGATGCGTCGCCTCGAGTCGGTCAAAGGCCGCATCGTTCCCGAGGATCTCGAGATCACCGTCACCCGCGACTATGGCGAGACGGCCACTGAAAAGGCGAACGAGCTTCTCTTCCATCTCGCGCTCGCGACCGTGTCCATCGTCGCGCTCATCGTCGTCATGGTGGGCTGGCGTGAGGGCGTCGTCGTTTTCGTCATCATTCCGACGACGATCCTGCTGACGCTCTTCGCCTCATGGCTGATGGGCTACACGATCAACCGCGTCAGCCTTTTCGCGCTCATCTTCTCCATCGGCATTCTCGTCGACGACGCCATCGTCGTCGTCGAGAACATCGTGCGCCACTGGCACATGCGCGGCGAGCGCAGCCTGATCGACACGGCGGTGGAGGCCGTGGCGGAGGTCGGAAATCCGACCATCGTCGCGACGCTCACCATCATCGCGGCGCTGTTGCCGATGATGTTCGTCTCGGGGCTCATGGGGCCCTATATGAGTCCGATCCCGGCGAACGCCTCGCTCGCCATGGTTTTCTCCTTCTTCGTCGCCATGACGATCACGCCCTGGCTGCTGCTGAAGATCGCCGGCAAGCGCTTCGAGCAGGAAGGCGGCGCGGGTCACGATCACTCGCATGAGCGCGGCGCGATGGGCGATTTCTACGCGCGCATCGCGACGCCGCTGTTGCAGGGGCGCAAGCGTTCGCAGCGATTTCTCATCGCCGTTGGCGTGGCGACGCTGCTTTCCATGGGGCTGTTCGTCACAAAGAGCGTGCGCGTAAAACTTCTGCCCTTCGACAACAAGTCGGAGATCGCCGTCGTCGTCGACCTGCCGCGCGGCGCCTCTCTGGAGGAAACCGACCGCGTGCTGACCGCCGCGGCCGAGCGGCTGAAGGACATTCCGGAACTTACCTCCATCCAGTCCTATTCAGGCACGGCGGCGCCCTTCAACTTCAACGGCCTCGTGCGCCATTACTACATGCGCGCCGCGCCGGAGATGGGCGATCTCGCGATCAATCTTCTGCCCAAGGATGAACGCAAGCGCGCGAGCCACGCCATTGCTCTGGAGATTCGCGAGAAGCTGAAGGGCCTGCCCATGCCGGAGCACACCGCGATCAAGGTCGTGGAAGTGCCGCCGGGCCCGCCCGTGCTCTCGACGCTGCTCGCGGAAGTCTATGGCCCGGACGCCGAGACGCGGCGCGAGCTGGCGACGAAGCTGCGCAAGGCTTTCGACGCGGTCGACTTCGTCGTCGACACCGACGACTCTTTCGGCCAGCGCGCGGAGCGGCTGCGCTTCGAGATCGATCAGGAGGCGCTCGAATTTCACGGCGTCGAGGAGCGCGCCGTCTATGACACGATCGGCGCGCTCGTCGGCGACGTGAAGATAGGCTTCTCGCAGCGCGGCGGCGGCGCCAAGCCGATCGATATTTCCGTCGCGCTTCCGCGTTCGGCGATGACGACCGGCGAGCGCATTCTCTCGACGCCCCTCCCCGCCGGCGGCACCCCGCGCCAGGGCGCCAATGTCGAGCTCGGCGACGTGGTGAAGGCGACGCGGGAACTCGGCTCGTATCCGATCTTCCGCCACAACGGCCGCTTCGCGGAAATGGTGAGCGCCGAAGTCGCCGGACGATTCGAGGCGCCGATCTACGGCATGTTCGCCGTCGAGGACGAGATCAAGAAGATCGACTGGGGTCCGAAAGGCGCGCCGACGATCAAATATCACGGCCAGCCGCTCGACGATTCGCAGCCCACTTTCCTCTGGGACGGCGAATGGGAAGTCACCTATGTCACCTTCCGCGACATGGGCGCGGCCTTCATGGTGGCGCTGCTCGGCATCTATCTGCTCGTCGTCGCGCAATTCGGCTCGTTCAAATTGCCGCTCGTGATTCTGGCGCCGGTGCCGCTCACGCTCGTGGGCATCGTCATCGGCCATCTACTGTTCAACGCCGCCTTCACCGCGACGTCAATGATCGGCTTCATTGCGCTCGCCGGCATCGTCGTGCGCAATTCGATCCTGCTCGTCGACTTCATCCGCCACCTGCGCGAGAAGGGCATGCCCCTGCGCGCTGCGTTGATCGAGGCCGGCGCCGTGCGCTTCAAGCCGATCTTCCTCACCGCCGCGGCGGCGATCATCGGCGCGGCCTTCATCCTCACCGATCCGATCTTCCAGGGTCTCGCCATCTCGCTCGTCTTCGGCCTCGCGTCGTCGACCGCCCTGACCCTGCTCGTCATTCCCGCGATCTATGTCGTCCTGCGCGACGACGAACGCCCCCCGGCGCCGGCGCCGGCAGATGAAAGGAGGCCTGCATGA
- a CDS encoding carboxymuconolactone decarboxylase family protein: MINDWPELAKLLTADIRNLRVGAPDVMKAFSSMATSAGAPGALDAKTKELIALAVSVAVRCDDCIAFHAKAAAQRGATREEVLETLGMSIYMGAGPSVMYASHALAAFTQFEAGKPAEG; encoded by the coding sequence ATGATCAACGACTGGCCGGAGCTCGCGAAGCTCCTCACGGCGGATATTCGCAACCTGCGCGTCGGCGCGCCGGATGTGATGAAGGCCTTCTCGTCGATGGCGACGTCGGCGGGAGCGCCGGGCGCGCTCGACGCCAAGACGAAGGAATTGATCGCTCTCGCGGTCAGCGTCGCGGTACGTTGCGACGACTGCATCGCCTTCCACGCCAAGGCGGCCGCGCAGCGCGGCGCGACGCGCGAGGAGGTGCTGGAGACGCTCGGGATGAGCATCTACATGGGCGCGGGCCCTTCGGTGATGTACGCGAGCCATGCGCTCGCCGCCTTCACCCAGTTCGAGGCCGGAAAACCGGCCGAAGGTTAG
- a CDS encoding rhodanese-like domain-containing protein yields MLSGLMSKLAGGGGELPTIEHDDFARAVKDGSCCIVDVREPHEYAAGHVPGATNLPLSQFDPAKLPGGKPVVIICQAGGRSAKALTAAMRAGCKDVSHYAPGTGGWRARGGAVQA; encoded by the coding sequence ATGCTCTCAGGTCTCATGTCGAAACTCGCCGGTGGCGGCGGAGAACTTCCGACGATCGAACACGACGACTTCGCCCGCGCCGTGAAGGACGGCTCCTGCTGCATCGTCGACGTGCGCGAGCCGCATGAATATGCGGCGGGCCACGTGCCCGGCGCCACCAATCTGCCGCTGTCGCAGTTCGATCCGGCGAAACTGCCGGGCGGCAAGCCGGTGGTCATCATCTGCCAGGCGGGCGGACGCTCCGCCAAGGCGTTGACCGCCGCCATGCGCGCCGGCTGCAAGGATGTCAGCCATTATGCGCCCGGCACCGGCGGCTGGCGCGCCCGCGGCGGCGCGGTGCAGGCCTAA
- a CDS encoding carbonic anhydrase, giving the protein MASKIVDEVMSANAAYVAGFGNKGELALPPARGFAILTCMDARLDPAKYAGLSEGDAHVIRNAGARASDDAIRSLVISHKLLGTKEWFVIHHTNCGMELFCDEVMGDLLEDSLATAALDMSTLKWSNPQHGGGCAAGHFIKWHTIKNQEESVAQDVARIRSHPLVPKNVPIYGYIYDVKTGKLIEVPKATEIGKAA; this is encoded by the coding sequence ATGGCGAGCAAGATCGTCGATGAAGTCATGTCGGCAAACGCCGCTTATGTCGCGGGCTTCGGCAATAAGGGCGAACTCGCGCTGCCGCCGGCGCGGGGCTTCGCGATCCTGACCTGTATGGACGCGCGTCTCGACCCGGCCAAATACGCCGGCCTTTCGGAAGGCGACGCCCATGTGATTCGCAACGCCGGCGCCCGCGCTTCGGACGACGCGATCCGTTCGCTCGTGATCTCGCACAAGCTGCTGGGCACGAAGGAATGGTTCGTGATCCATCACACCAATTGCGGGATGGAGCTTTTCTGCGACGAGGTCATGGGCGACCTGCTCGAGGACAGCCTCGCCACCGCCGCGCTCGACATGTCGACGCTGAAGTGGTCGAACCCGCAGCATGGCGGCGGCTGCGCGGCCGGCCATTTCATCAAATGGCACACGATCAAGAATCAGGAAGAGAGCGTCGCGCAGGACGTGGCGCGCATCCGCTCGCATCCGCTGGTGCCGAAGAACGTTCCGATCTACGGCTACATTTACGACGTCAAGACCGGCAAGCTGATCGAGGTGCCGAAGGCGACCGAGATCGGCAAGGCCGCGTGA
- a CDS encoding alpha/beta fold hydrolase — MSELADLLPGFDSHWIDTQAGKIFARSHGAGPPLVLLHGFGQTLVAWRRIAPALAKRFTVVAMDLRGYGWSAVPESEKGEAYTKREMADDVVKVMEALGHVQFALVGHDRGARVGMRLGLDHPGRLTRLALINIAPIDDAFGAGDLQRMGRARFLSAEAPRPEELIGLDPAGFLDDALKSSTKEKTLDVFGPQALAHYHAAFNEPTRIHAFCEDFRAGATIDRDQTLADREAGRKLRVPTLILYGETTFPADGPSLVDAWKEFGDDVTGASVDSGLYAMEEAPEATLAALEGFL, encoded by the coding sequence ATGTCCGAACTTGCTGACCTTTTGCCCGGTTTCGACTCGCACTGGATCGATACGCAGGCTGGAAAAATCTTCGCCCGGTCGCATGGCGCGGGACCGCCGCTCGTGCTGCTGCATGGCTTCGGCCAGACGCTTGTCGCCTGGCGCAGGATCGCGCCGGCGCTGGCGAAGCGCTTCACCGTGGTCGCGATGGATCTGCGCGGCTATGGCTGGTCGGCCGTTCCCGAGAGCGAGAAGGGCGAAGCCTATACGAAGCGGGAGATGGCCGACGACGTCGTCAAGGTGATGGAGGCGCTGGGGCATGTGCAATTCGCGCTCGTCGGTCATGATCGCGGCGCGCGGGTCGGCATGCGTCTCGGGCTCGACCATCCGGGGCGCCTGACCAGGCTTGCGCTGATCAACATCGCGCCGATCGACGACGCCTTCGGCGCGGGCGATCTGCAGCGCATGGGGCGCGCGCGCTTTCTCTCCGCCGAAGCGCCCAGGCCCGAGGAGCTGATCGGCCTCGATCCGGCCGGCTTTCTCGACGACGCGCTGAAAAGCTCGACCAAAGAGAAGACGCTCGACGTCTTCGGGCCGCAGGCGCTCGCCCATTATCACGCCGCATTCAACGAACCGACGCGAATCCACGCCTTCTGCGAGGACTTCCGCGCCGGCGCGACCATCGACCGCGATCAGACCCTCGCCGACAGGGAGGCCGGCCGGAAGCTTCGGGTCCCGACGCTCATTCTCTATGGCGAGACGACCTTCCCCGCCGACGGCCCCTCGCTCGTCGACGCATGGAAGGAGTTTGGCGACGACGTCACGGGCGCGAGCGTCGACAGCGGCCTCTATGCGATGGAGGAGGCGCCCGAGGCGACGCTCGCCGCGCTGGAGGGTTTTCTTTAA
- a CDS encoding nucleoside deaminase codes for MSVTDPFAAAFAAAREAARAEEVPVGAAIARAGAVIAAAGNRTLRDRDPTAHAEMLVIRQAAAAIGSERLVDCDLYVTLEPCAMCAGAISFARIRRLYFAAEDPKGGAVDHGPRFFSQPTCHHAPDVYGGIRESEAAQLLRDFFRARR; via the coding sequence ATGAGCGTGACAGACCCCTTCGCAGCCGCCTTCGCCGCCGCGCGCGAGGCGGCGCGCGCCGAGGAAGTGCCGGTCGGCGCGGCGATCGCGCGCGCGGGCGCGGTGATCGCGGCGGCGGGAAACCGCACGTTGCGCGACCGTGACCCGACCGCTCACGCCGAAATGCTGGTCATACGGCAGGCGGCCGCCGCAATCGGCTCCGAGCGGCTCGTTGACTGCGATCTCTATGTCACGCTCGAGCCCTGCGCCATGTGCGCGGGCGCCATCTCCTTCGCGCGCATCCGCCGGCTTTATTTCGCGGCGGAAGATCCGAAGGGCGGCGCCGTGGATCACGGGCCGCGCTTCTTCTCCCAGCCGACCTGCCATCACGCGCCGGATGTTTATGGCGGCATACGCGAAAGCGAGGCGGCGCAGCTGCTGCGCGACTTCTTTCGGGCGCGACGCTGA
- a CDS encoding pseudouridine synthase — translation MADKKPTKRPGAPGGDRPMRRRAPSSDMTRDEARKTTGPRKPGFAKTAAEKPRGEKSGKPRGAVERPKRAVRPAPAPVEKTSSFEGERIAKAMARAGVCSRREAEQWIAEGRVAVNGVVLPNAAFNVKEGDRITIDGAPMQERERTRLFLFHKPAGYVTTAHDPEGRPTVFAFLEERHGELPRVVSVGRLDINTEGLLLLTNDGGLARTLELPATGWTRRYRVRVHGDTDQAQLDELRKGVTIDGVVYAPIEARLERVQGANAWIAMSLTEGKNREIKRVMAHLGLDVTRLIRVSYGPFQLGELAEGAVEEVKLKILREQLGKSLAELAGVDFSSPVRERTATEEQEMRERAEKRPRKHVSVLRKQRDEKSGKGPRARIERGATADRKGRAVVVERVTPTARKAESETTTRNARRFEAMRGEGRRPGPEGGRAERPAREERGQRESFARGEGRRDERRAGDARRPPRFEEQRGERPARAPRERMGERRDERPRDAQRFERRPDDRAGGRSSGERANYRAGNRDETRYEKRPPRRDDDEARPASRAPRGAGAARDERPRKFDRPRGDREFSAADRKPGARKFDRPREATDARPPRAGGLSRGSRSGPAAGPGRGPRKGPPGGGRGGPGKGRPSGPRRPRGE, via the coding sequence ATGGCTGACAAGAAACCGACGAAGCGCCCCGGCGCGCCCGGCGGCGATCGCCCGATGCGGCGCCGCGCCCCCAGTTCCGACATGACGCGCGACGAGGCGCGCAAGACAACCGGCCCCCGCAAGCCGGGATTCGCCAAGACGGCCGCTGAAAAACCGCGCGGCGAAAAATCCGGCAAGCCGCGCGGCGCCGTCGAGCGCCCGAAACGCGCCGTGAGGCCAGCGCCCGCGCCGGTCGAGAAAACCAGCAGCTTCGAGGGCGAGCGCATCGCCAAGGCGATGGCGCGCGCAGGCGTCTGCTCGCGCCGCGAGGCGGAGCAATGGATCGCGGAAGGCCGCGTCGCCGTCAACGGCGTCGTGCTGCCGAACGCCGCCTTCAATGTGAAGGAAGGGGACAGGATCACCATCGACGGCGCCCCCATGCAGGAGCGCGAGCGCACCCGCCTTTTCCTGTTCCACAAGCCCGCCGGCTACGTCACGACGGCGCATGATCCCGAGGGACGCCCGACTGTCTTCGCCTTTCTGGAGGAGCGCCACGGCGAGCTTCCCCGCGTCGTCAGCGTCGGACGGCTCGACATCAACACCGAAGGACTGCTGCTTCTCACAAATGACGGCGGCCTCGCGCGCACGCTGGAATTGCCGGCGACCGGCTGGACGCGGCGCTATCGCGTGCGCGTCCATGGCGACACCGACCAGGCGCAACTCGACGAACTGCGAAAGGGCGTCACCATCGACGGGGTCGTCTATGCGCCGATCGAGGCGCGGCTCGAGCGCGTGCAGGGCGCCAACGCCTGGATCGCGATGAGCCTCACGGAAGGCAAGAATCGCGAGATCAAACGCGTGATGGCGCATCTCGGGCTCGACGTGACCCGGCTGATCCGCGTCTCCTACGGGCCGTTCCAGCTCGGCGAACTGGCCGAAGGCGCGGTCGAGGAAGTGAAACTCAAGATTCTGCGCGAGCAACTGGGCAAGAGCCTCGCGGAGCTCGCCGGCGTCGACTTCTCCTCGCCGGTGCGCGAACGCACCGCGACCGAAGAACAGGAAATGCGTGAACGCGCGGAAAAACGCCCGCGCAAGCATGTCTCGGTGTTGCGCAAGCAGCGCGACGAGAAATCCGGGAAGGGCCCGCGCGCGCGCATCGAACGCGGCGCCACCGCCGATCGCAAGGGCCGCGCCGTCGTCGTCGAGCGCGTCACGCCGACCGCTCGAAAGGCGGAAAGCGAAACGACGACGCGCAATGCGCGGCGCTTCGAGGCGATGCGCGGCGAAGGGCGGCGGCCAGGACCGGAAGGCGGGCGCGCCGAAAGGCCGGCGCGCGAGGAGCGGGGCCAGCGCGAAAGCTTTGCGCGCGGAGAGGGTCGCCGGGACGAGCGACGCGCGGGCGACGCTCGCCGCCCGCCGCGTTTCGAGGAACAGCGCGGCGAAAGACCCGCGCGCGCGCCACGGGAGCGCATGGGGGAACGGCGCGACGAACGTCCACGGGATGCGCAGAGATTCGAGCGACGGCCGGATGATCGCGCGGGCGGCCGGTCGTCTGGCGAGCGTGCAAATTATCGCGCCGGCAATCGGGACGAGACCCGCTACGAGAAGCGTCCCCCCCGTCGCGACGACGACGAGGCCCGGCCGGCTTCGCGCGCTCCGCGCGGCGCGGGCGCGGCGCGCGATGAGAGACCGCGGAAGTTCGACAGGCCCCGCGGCGACCGCGAATTTTCAGCGGCCGATCGCAAACCGGGCGCGCGCAAATTCGATCGCCCGCGCGAGGCCACGGACGCGAGACCGCCGCGCGCCGGCGGGCTGTCCAGAGGTTCGCGCAGCGGACCGGCGGCCGGGCCGGGCAGAGGTCCTCGCAAAGGTCCTCCGGGAGGCGGTCGCGGCGGACCCGGCAAGGGCCGGCCCTCGGGTCCGCGCAGGCCGCGCGGGGAATAA
- the rsmD gene encoding 16S rRNA (guanine(966)-N(2))-methyltransferase RsmD, with translation MRIVGGALRGRALSAPRSQAIRPTSDRLRESVFDILAHAFGDPVAGAAVIDLYAGTGALGLEALSRGAARALFVDDGAEARALLRANIEALGLGGVTRVFRRDATKLGQAPAGEAFSLAFLDPPYGKGLAAPALNALIDGGWLAKDALVVIEESADAQIELPEGLAQEDARRYGDTQFVFARHAG, from the coding sequence ATGCGCATCGTCGGCGGCGCGCTGCGCGGGCGCGCGCTTTCCGCCCCGCGCTCGCAGGCGATTCGTCCGACATCCGACCGCCTGCGCGAATCGGTCTTCGACATTCTCGCCCACGCCTTCGGCGATCCCGTCGCCGGCGCGGCGGTCATTGATCTCTACGCCGGCACGGGGGCGCTCGGCCTCGAGGCGCTGTCGCGCGGCGCGGCGCGCGCGCTTTTCGTCGACGATGGAGCCGAAGCGCGCGCCCTGTTGCGCGCGAACATAGAAGCGCTCGGCCTCGGCGGCGTCACCCGCGTTTTCCGGCGCGACGCGACGAAGCTCGGACAGGCGCCGGCGGGCGAAGCCTTCTCGCTCGCCTTTCTCGATCCGCCCTATGGCAAGGGGCTCGCGGCGCCGGCGCTCAACGCGCTGATCGACGGCGGCTGGCTTGCGAAGGACGCGCTCGTCGTCATCGAGGAATCGGCCGACGCGCAGATCGAACTGCCGGAAGGTCTCGCGCAGGAAGACGCGCGCCGCTATGGCGACACGCAATTCGTCTTCGCGCGTCACGCGGGCTGA